Genomic window (Falco cherrug isolate bFalChe1 chromosome 4, bFalChe1.pri, whole genome shotgun sequence):
CAAGATTAAGGTGTCACATTCCCAGGAACACgttggtttgggctttttccccccccttttcttttttctccctccttccctccctgcaaTGCCCAGTAAGAATCTACAGAAAAGGTTCCAAAACAGCATCACTCAAATCAAAAAGAACTTACTTCAGCATAACATCAGATTCCCTCACAATTTCTGCAAATTTATCCTTTTGTAAGCCTTGTTCAATAAGTAGTGCATGAGATTTATTGTACCtagaatataaacaaaaaaggGGTTGAAATTTACTTATTAAGATTAATCTTTCATTAAATCTCATGATTAAAAGCATCCTGTACGGTTAATTCTTGCTCACTCAAGttaacagcaaagcaaaatcagtTGTTGCACAACACTTTAAGAGATTAATTCAGTTAATGCGTTAGCTAAAAGCTAATTACTGCCACTAATTTGCTTGTAAAAAGTTATTAAATCTAATCTTAGCACAATTTGAAGATGGGAGGTGTTTCTTACCATTCTACCATATatggatatttttcttcaatagTGAGAGATGGATCAATTTCAATAGCATAAtaggtttctttcagctgcaataactgaaggaaaaaacaccagatgtttaacatatttttgcaaaataacaCTTGGTATTTGATCTAACCAATCAAAATAACCTTCTTAGTGCTGATTACATTGTTTAGATAGAATAGAATCAGAAATGCTCTTTGAACAAAGAACAAGCTTTTAAATATagctaagaagaaaaagtggATGCGGTTAAGCTGAACTATGCTACTATCAAGAATACAAATAATTCTGTTAACTTCTGTTAGTGATGGGATGTCGTGCAGTCAGCGACAAAGCTCAGAGAGAGAGAGCTTCTTAAAGATTTGAAAGTATCCCTTGTCTTGTTGTGCCGAGTAATTCAACACCCAATACAGCCAGGGAATAACAACAGTTGCCTGTAAAACAAACTAAACAGCTAGTAGGTTTTCTGTTTACCTTTTTCCGACAGTCCTCTGTGATGAGCTTAGAGTTATCAATGATGTCTGGGGgcgtgaaaaaaaaaaaaagcgttaAACAAGATGttatatttcttttactttgcaCTATGACACTGTAAATGACATAATGACAATGTTTTGTGACGTACCACTATGTTTCCTCAGAACTTTTCTTACCATCAACCAGTAAAAGGCACATTTTTCTTAAGCATGAAGATGTCCTTCCCCTCATCTCTGAATTAAAAGCTCATTTACAAGCTCTTGTATCTATTTCTTGagatttaaatgtttctgaaatcaTCAAGAGGCATCCTATGTGTTTTAGGGTACCCACTTCATTAGTAAATGGTTTCCCTTTGTTTGTTCTAAAAGGCTACAGGATAAAAATGTCAAGTATTCTGAGTAGTTTACTATCTCGATCTTGCAGGCATCAGGATTACTATGGCCTCTTAAAAACAAGAAGTCAACCCTATCATGTCTAACTATCAACACCTTATAGTTCAGAACTTGTTTAATTGTGAATGACAATTTATTTGATTTGAATTCACACAgattgtaattaaaatatatatacataaaccCACACATAGACAGTAAATAGAATACTTCTTCATTAGATGTACAGATTAGGTAACAAGTCGATATAAAATCGCACATATTAGGGAATAAATTGggtagaaaattaaaatccaggAAAAACTAAAAGGAGTGAACAAACCaattggtattaaaaaaaaaaaaagtactcacTATGACAAGTTGGACATCTTTTTCCATTGTAGGAAAATCTACTTAATGTCATATCAAAATCTGTAATAATCtatttaaggaaagaaaaagcaaaactgtctTACAACACAGAGGGACAAAATAAAGAATGGCTAGAAATTCTGAATGATCAACAATAGTTGCAGCTGAGTAGCATGTGTCACAGAAATTTCCCTATTCTCTTAAACTACTGTAATGTAAGCTAGCATATCCCATAAGAATAACTTGTTTTCTAACAAAACCATTTCTCTAATTCCTTTGGTCAGAATATTTCCTGAAGTTACTAAGCTTGTATGTTTACATAATTTACTTAATTAGTGTCTGGCTGAATTACAGGTGAATCAACAAGGGCTATTAAAAGAGTTAACATGTTTAAGTTTTCGAGATTTCTTGAAGGCTGGCTTCTGTTATatattcttacattttttttggCACAGAGCAACAATCACAGGATTGCTTTCATTCCAAACTGGTTACACCTCCTATCTTTACCTGAAGTTTGGCAGCTCCGCCTTTGATGAGGCCACAAATAATCTCCTCTACTCTCCCTGGGTCCTTAATATGGACAGTCTTCTTCTGAAATTCTGGCATCTATGAAGAGTAAgaacaaagacagaaatataCTTAGAGGAAAACTTCCTAGGGAATATCTGCTATCCATCAGATTGGAAGCTCTGCATCTATAAAGCTTCATGTAACATCAAGATATGCTCAGGACAGGAGGGCAAGTTAAGAGttagaagaaatggaaaatactcTGGATATGTTAACTGATGACTGCATAcagttctgtttgctttcaacatctgttttcatttcctttcctaGTATAAAATTATTCAATAAGCTGACACCCACAGAAAAGATAATGCGTATTTGTAGGAAATAAGGGAGATATACAGAAATAGGATATATGGGATCACCTTGTGGTTCAAGTAGGTCACTGGGAGATGGTGAACCTTAAAACTAGCTTTTTCTGCAATTAATATGACCATAAAGTTTTGGCATAAATGAAGAACATAGGCTGATTTTAGACACCTGTTGCTTTGTTGAGAATGCTGCCTGCGTCAGCTGAGTACTCCAATACAAGGCCATATAGTAATTCCTCCTCCCTAGCCAGTACATCATTTTCCATTACCTATTTTGAATACATACAATTGCACACTTGAAATAACACGTTATTACACCACATATTCCTTTTGAATGAAGACTGTTTCTTGaatattataataaatcctgaatctggtaaaaaaaaaagaaaaaacccaaacccacaaccaaacaaCACGCTTCCCTCCAAGCCTTTGCTTACTctaaaagtttcttttcaaCCTTGTAGAAATGGTAAAAGAGCTATTTATTGACAGAAATTTCCCAATTTAATAtgtatttccttcctttgtaaTCACATATGTACTCCTCCTTACGCAAAGGTATCGGGCATGTAAAGAGGAGtaaattttactttctgtaaatagaacttcagaaatgaagtgctaggaattaaatttttcacattcagttttccttttcttatacCTAGCATGTAATCTCTGCTGTAATGAgataattaatataaataataataataatgataataaagtAGCTTCTATTTCCAGAGACATTTCTGGAACCAGAGTTCTCATCTCACCACTTTTTAATAAGTCACAGAACACTCTTTCTTCCTGCTCGTGATGCTACTAAGCCTTTTGTTTATTAATAACAACCTACTTGCAGTCAAATTGCAATTATCTTaccatttaagaaaaagatgacattttaaagtcTTCTAAACACATGATTTTGGAATGGAAAAGATGTTTGtgtgtcagggaaaaaaaaggagccagAGATACCTTTAAATATCAGCTCTAGTCCGCTCTGCCCTCGGGTAGGAGCAAACTATTACAGCTATGTCACTCTCAGCAGATACTTGTGTAACCCATTCTGCAAAGCTCCCGCTCCCATATTCCTCACTTCCCTCAACCGTGTATTTTAGTGTTCAACTATCTTTATTCAGCAAAGTTTGCTTAATCTCTATTTAACCTTCCTTACTGCAGTTTTAGATCGTTCAGCTTGGTGGAAAGCTTTTTCACAGGTGCCCACTGgatgtttttcccttcttcctgaactaaacaaccccagtttcttcaattttcttttgcaaagcacAATTTTCTAAACCTCTGACAATATCATTCTTGAAACACAGCAACCAGAACTGTGGGTGTAGggtctctgctctgaaaagaCCTCAGCTGAAGGGCTACTTGCGCATACACATTTGAATACACCTACTTTGTTAGCAGTACTGGGCGATAATGATTCAAAATCAGTTGGTAATTACCAAATGTTCTTCAAAACTACTCCTAGGCAGAAACAGGTAGTTGCACAAATTGCTAAATTTTACATTTAGTCTTTGCTGCACTGTATCTTTTCTTCTACATCAGTGCTCCTATTTTTCAATGTAACAAGTAATTCTAATACCTGGTGTGTTTACTGCTACTTTCTGGCTGCTACCCTCAAAGACACAAATcaaaacaggaaacagaaatgcttctaAAACCCCAACCATGAGTATCTGATAATTTGCCAAGGTTTTCTACCGATCCAAAAACTTTTGACTGTACCAGAACATCTTGCCAAAATTCTAAAGTCATGATAGGGTATTTACTACTATTGTGCTTTGCAAGTCTCATAAGAAACAAACTGGATTCATTTAACTTAGTTTGGAAGATTTAAGGTTTTCCTTTGTCATTCTGTGGCAAAGGCATTTTCTGTAACGGTAGTTCCTCCTATGTGGTTGCAGTGCCTTGCTACTTTTATTAGCACAGCAAATtcaaaaaagggtttttttgaaaaaatcagGATTTGCTCCCAACTATCAGCTACATCCCAGGATGAGAATCATTGAGAAAGCTAATGAGCattaacaaaaaacaaaaattctgaaaaatatccctagaaaaaaaatccctagtCTTTTGAGAAATACATTCCTGAAGTATTTATAACTATTTATTCACAATTATCAGCAGATCTAGAGTCACAAAATAAAGTATCAACAATTTGCAACTCTTTAAAGGTGTATTATGGTATTTTATATGTTATACAGTGCTGGTAAACAAAAGTAACCTTACCACTTATTTGCTGGGTATATAGCATTTTTTCTCTATAAGGAGATACAAAGCAGTTTGActctgttttgtaattttttcattgtaaatcGACTAATTCCTTTGActttcaggaggaaaatgatatgtgtatttttagacttggaatgcaaaaattaaacaaagtgAAATCTAAATGTGTGCTTTTGTAAGAAGTAGTTTAAACATTATTTGGTTTACTTAGGTACTAAGCAACAGACTTCCTAATATAACTGATTTAAACAGACCAGATGTTGGGAGAGATGCAGAGAGATCTAGAGAGACCGTATGAGGAAAGCTGGAttgcttgctgctgttttatttcagactgaGGCTTTTTGTAGGTTTCTGAAACAACCTGAGGAAAAACACTGATGTTAAACAATACATTGCTTAAGATTCTAAGTATGATGAAAGTTTCCTGTTTTGATGTTGTAAACTGGCACTCCTACTCAAGATcagttttaaagtttctttcGTTTCTAAtacatctttcatttttacacAAGAATTGATGTCAGTTGAAGAGTATCGTaatttaggggggaaaaaaaaagtcttctgcaGTGAGCGTGATTCAGACAGTTTCAATCTCACAGGCACTTTAATAGGCAAAACCAAACCTTCACTAAGGATATGGCATCTGATTAAGCATCAGGGAAAATAAGGTTGATTGAAATAGCCACTGTCTCCACCACTGATTCCTTGTATTCATATTTGCAACTGAACATTAAGTAGCAATTCTTTTAGGTAGGCTAAATCATTATTATATTAGAAGTAAATGAAACTGTCTAATAAGAAGTCACCACTCTTCTGGCAAACTTTCTTTCAGTGTCTTATGCTTCTGCCCAGTCTAGCcgttgggttttttgtggcaTATTTGCCACTCTTCAGAGTTGAAAGAGACAAGCAGATTCAAGTTGGAAAGAACTGATAAGACAGATGAAAGAACAAAGAGTGAAAAAATGCTAATAAGAAAAGTTCACCCAATTTGATTTGTGTTTCTATTAATTGTTTGAGAAAGTTCTAGGAATCAACTGAGTATGCACCAGTTGACTGGGAAGAACACATATGGAGAAACAGCCAAACAGAAGTCTCCATAGCACCTAACAAAGGCAAGAAAGCTTCTCAGAGCAAGGGGCTTCTACTCACAGAACTAAACGGAACACAGAATACATACAGAAAAGGAATTCATATTCATTGTGGTATCTGAAAGTACACCAGATGGAATGACTTAAGTGCCCTTACTTATTCTGTCATTTTATAAAAGTGTAAGAAGAGTTTTGCTTTCTTACCACGGGAGTCTGTATGGTACTGAGATAGCTCAGAGGCCAGTATCTCTTTCAAAACATATGTTAAAAGATGACAACTCCCAAAGGTAACTTGTGGTTCACATACACATTGACTACAAATACATTAAAGTTTCTagtttctgacatttttaagaAGCCTTCAAAGAGAAGcaagaacaaaactgaaaaatattatagTAAAGGTTGATCTTAATTGGaattatgaaaaggaaaaaaaatctgctgtttgTGTGATAGCAGGTAACTGAATAAGGATGTAGAAAATCATTTTGTAGCTAACAATTTTATAGTCATACCTTGATGAATGAACAGTAATGGATTCACGCAGGTTTGGAAATCCCCCAGTCCTACAAACCACAGAATGGGTCATTTACCACAAGGACAGTTCTGAAAATTACAAGTCTATTTAGTACGTGAGACATGCAATTGTGTAGCTGGGttaaataaagaggaaaagtaTTTACTGTAAAGACCATATTGAATTctagttttgaaataaaatttcttataTACAATTGGATAGCAGGAGTGCAAACAGAGCTGCTTTTATGTTGTGTCTGGGTGCTGCCTATATATATAGTTTTCTTAGTATTTGAGACAGCATATATCTAAGTGCATGCTGTGTCAAACTCATTATAAAACAAGACTTGGTGATAATTGCTAAAATATATCTAAGTGAATTCACAGCTGCCATAGAAGGTATTTCCAATCAGTTATCCTAGAGAATTAATAACTGTGTGCACAAGGTGTTATTCTGGAGTTAAGATTATCCTGAACTTTTGAATCTATTGAGTGCTGGAGGTAGAGCAGTTACTTCTCTCCCCCTACCCAGTAAAACAACATAAGTCCCTAagattaaaaaatcaaaaaatagaaaaaaataaaaaataatgttcaatTATTCCTTCAAAAAAGGAAACTTCGTATAAAGGATGACTGTGGGACCTTCTGTTGTTTTCACTATcttatttatatatctatatttttatatatagatatataattTTAAGTTGGCAAGGATGAGCTGATGAATGACTTGCTGCCTTAACTACATGGAGATGTGTCTCATTTCACAATCAAATCTAGATACACAGTCTGAAATATTACTAGTAATAACTAAAAATATAAGAGGCTATCATCATAAATCTGTCAAGTAATGCTTTGACCGAGGACATAAAAAAGTGGggcaaagtatttttatactgaTACCCTGTAAACCTATACTACTTGGCAAATACaaagttttcttattttgcaaagGGTAGTCTGCTCAAAAAACACCCTGCATTACGTGTGGGTAAAATTTTAAGGGAACTTCTCTATAATTCTCAATGATTGATAGAGTAGTTTCTTAGCTGTCAGTAATTCTGAATAATAACTGTTCTCACACTTACAAATGTGTAAAAAATATTCCACAAATCTTCAGATGACCATAATGTCATAAAAGTGATTAAGACAATGAATAAGAAATAGATGTAATACTATTGACAGTATGTGAATTTAATTACCAtacaatttgtttttttcctactttgttGGTAAACCTGCCTTAAGACTAGACTAGGTTCCATGCCTATTAACTTTTGATACAGAGGATGCACAAGGGTGGGCTGGCAAGGAGAGGGAACTATTAATGTTATTTCTaaacaaggaaaatgcaaatcGAAGTGATAAACCGGATAGGATTCAaatatttgtacattttttttctagtctttCAGGTAAAAGCATATAAATCAAGAataaattacaattattttggGAACTGCAGGTGCCCAATTCCAAGGTCTGAGGCTAGCTATCACATAGACTTACTTCTGGCCATGTACCAAAAAAGGCATGGCATGGCATCAGTGATAGCGGAGAAATTTGAGGCCCTGGCAAGCTACAGAAAATTGGTTTTGGTGTTCTTGGTGGCTGAAGGAAAGAGTCTGGTGAAATGATAAGGAAAAGGGGCACACTCCTTAACATTTACATCTCGTTTTCcgcctcctttttctttttgctattaTTAAAGAGCATTACTTTCATTGACTTGTTCTAGGAAACAAAGCTCaccaaaacttttcaaaaacatGCAAGCTTCTTCATGTAACTTCTGCTATTTACAATGTTTGAGTTGCAAGAAGCAGGGGAGCCGcaacaaaaaacacagaatGAGAGTGTGTGCCTATCTTTTCCTCCATCTGTATATGATCCTTTATAGCTACATTTATGCTCATTTATGTATAAGGCAAGATGGGTTTTAATTCAGACAATTTGAATTTGGGTCCGTGTTTTAGAGGTTTCTCTTAGCAGCCCCAGCTGTTCATAGGCTTATCTTTTAGACAGGAACATTAAAAGCTACTTGACACGAGTGTAATCACATCAGTCACTCCATTATGTGCAGCTAGTCAGGAGCACTGCGCTAGTGATCGTGCAGTCTGCTAGCATAACCTGAGCTCAGGACAAAGATTTATTACTCTATAATTCCCCAAACCAAAAGCATAGTATGTTTTATATTCGTATGATGTAAACTCATATATGGTAAGAAATCCTTACCAAATTactcttttggtagttttatCAAGACATGGCCTTAGGACTACTTATCTAAAAAGTACATAGGCAAATGTTATTATGGAAATGAAACAACAGAATATGTGAGTATTTTCACAGTTGCTTGATAACATGCTGCAAAACCAGATACCCAGCACAGGTTATATGAAATAACTGGAAGTGGTTTCACTACCTGAGCTATTTTAAGAAATGGAATAGGATGCgtactaaaaataatttttcctggtttattttgtttaattatttacatatttttgcatttaatgtGCTAgattcttttatttaatttgggaaaaaaatataaaaaaatctggatagacagctttcacagaaaatatgaCAATAGCATTTCCTCTTGTGCTTTTAAAGGAGAGTACCTGTGCGTTGAGCTTAGGGCACTCCTGATTCTTCTGTCCTTGATTTTGTCCTACTGCAACAGCATAGGTGGCAAGCAGAGTCCAGAGACGCAGGGCTCGCATGCAGGCTGCCAACAGAAACCAACCAAATCCTTTTAAGAATTGGTCTGCTATATTATATGATCTTTGCTATTTCTGCTGTATAGAAATAAACGCAGACATGCATGGTGCATAGCTATGTCACTCTGAAAATACCCACACCTCAGACTACTCCAATACATATGTAAAAGTAGAAGAACATTTAAGTTGAATTAACCTATTCAGTAAAATCTGGTAAATATATTCATTCTTTCAATGCTATTGCCAATTCTGTGCTatcatttttctaattttaaaaatacgtTTTGTCACAATAAACAACTCTAAGTAATGCCTCAGCTCATAAACTTGGCTTAAAAATGCAGGCAGAAGACAGTACTGTTGACAGAAGCTGTGCACACTTACCAGAGGGttttgcaggagcagctgcagaagcaaaagaaaattcctCTTGCTTGAGAAACACTAATATAGCAGCACAAGGTGCAGTTGAGGGCGTTTCCAAATACAGCCTGACTAATCCCCGTGCAAAACCCCAGGGTCCTGTGACGCACATCAGCAATGCACAGCAGTTTGTTATGCTCAGCAGTACAGCCTGACAGGCTTACAGATGATCAGCTGGTGTACTAACAACAAAACCTTTGACCTTCTCTGAATGAACAGCTTTCATGAATGCAGCAGGCAAATTTGGGCTGCTCTAAGAGAGGAAGGCActtgtttttcaaagcacaAGTTTACTACTTTGTTACTTTTTAACCCTTTTATAAAATCTTTGCAAGCATTTTAGGATTTCCTGTTGCAGAGCACCACAAATTTCTTACAGCTCATTGACATGGCCTCATTAACACTTACAAGGGAGCACACCTTTATTTGTGTAAAGGCAGCAAATAAATTACTTAATTAATCTTTGCTTTGACTTTAATTATCTATGTGATACTGAAACAGGAAATCAAGGAGGCTTGTTTGTCAGGATTTTTGAGAGACAAGGCCACTCGACATGCTTTCAAAAGGTTGTCATTAGGCATGTTGCCTGATCAAAGACAGTAACAAGGTGACACAGAAGTTGTATTTAAAAGGAatcttttttactgtgagaggATGAAGGAAGTATTGCCTAATCATATTTACACTTGGAAGTTGTGTAAATGCTTGGAAGTGTCATGTGAAGTTAACTCTTGTTATAGCAACAGTGAGAGTCCCTATACCATCCCTTAATTCATCTTCAACCTTAGGTTTATGATCACTATTCCAGGCTGCCAGAACAAACCACAAACATCAGGCCAATTCATATGTGGCCACAAATGTGACCAGTGTAATTGTCAGAATTGAAGCAAGGGCAGGTTAGTAGTGTAGCACATACAAAACCCCTAACACCATAAAAACACCCCGACGTTACCAGGACTCCAGAAATTCATTAGTTataaaaacttccttttaagGAGGATGTGCTGGTtttctatgttaaaaaaaataatccagactTTTTATGAATGATACAGTGGATCCATATGTTTTGGGTCTGCATTCTAGCTGTAGACCAGTATGGACTCTCACCTATACCGTGTGCTTTCAGTTTTTTCAGTTGTGCTCTCTGTGTTTTGACCCAGTGGGACAAATAGTGAATACTTCAGCTGATACAAAGCACGCAACTTTCATCAACACTAATTCTCTTAGAATTGAACAAGATCCCCCCAGACGTACGTGCTAAGGTCTGCTTTATcctgaagcagcaaaacagtttGAAAGGTATGTTCAAAATATAACATAATCCCTGCAAAGACTATATACAGTAAATTTGTATTTACCTGGCACTGGTATTTGCGAGGATTCATAGCTCCCATTAATCTACTTGTTAGAGCATTTGTACATTGTTGTAATAGGTAACATACAGGGAATATTACCTTTTTTAGTATATTGATACAGTTAGCGTGCTTTTGGTTAATAGTATCTccaaaataatgtttcagaaaaatatgtataatgCAGTGTCTTGaataaatatgaattatttGCACAACAAAAAGCTGTAGCTTTTGTCAGTGCTggatttcatattttaaaaagtcttacAAACAGTGAAGTAGAATATGCTTGTTAGATGAATCATGCAGTTCAGGTAAAGGATCACTTTATACATGCAGTTTGCAAAGTACTTGTCTTTgagcttttatatattttaaaggtaaaaagGGTGCTGATATAAATGAGTCTTGTGAACCTCAACAGGTGAGACTGGGATGTGGAAGGTGGTATAGCAGGCCTTTTGATATTCTGGTAATTGTCTGATATGATTCagtgagaaaattaattctaatgCTATCAAGATTTTAAAGGAAGCTAGTTTGCTCTTTATGAAAgttggggaaacaaaaaaaggttgTGTGcgtgttatttttaaaaaaatatactcaTGATTtaagactgaagaaaagagctgcagaaattaAGTCCAACTTTTGCAGACTTTGGTATATCAGGCTCattagaaagcatttaaaatgagTGATTTAAATGAGCATTAGTGAAAGAGCTAGAAAATGACGTGAGCAAACTTTCTGTAAACAGTAATACAGCCAACACCTAATTCTTAGAAAAACATCTACTGTATCTCTAACAACAATGTACTTTCACTTTTATGAAAATACCGTATATGAAACTCCTCATCTAAAAACCAAGGAAGACTGTCTTTGCAACTTTAAGAAACCTTTATGTCAAACACTTTAATTACAATACCCGCTACTGACCATTTTGTTACTGCTGATTTGAGTCAGCTGAGCATTTTGTTTACAGTGTTTAACTTCGGGTAAGAGACGAATTAAAATTACCAAACGAAGTCTACCATGATATTTCTACCCCCACAATACCGAAggtcatttaaatatattttaagaaccATGAACTAAAGAGGTATAGCTGTTTCAACAGATAGGTTCtattttaaccttttctctTTGGCTGAGGGCCATACCTTGACTGCAGAATATTCtaaacagaaagagagagagagagaaagagagagaaaagagcacCACCACTGAAAACGTTAGGTGGTTTGTCATCATGTAAGACTAGGAAAAGGTTCAACTTTATATGGTGGTGTGTTAGATGAACTTAGTTTGTAGACATTCAGGATGCTCTCAGAGTATAAAGCACTGTAAGTTTTagtctgaaggaaagaaaaactggtTCTGCCGCTCCTTACACACCTCTGCCCCAAGTTGCACCTATTTGTGGAAAGAAATGAACACAGCACAGATAAGTTACATAAGCAAGTaagctgaactttttttttaagtaaatagtTGAATACTTCAACTAAACCGACATCACCTTTTAAAGATCAAGAAAGAGGTCATATATGAGCCGGTTTTGTTCATTAGAATTAGAATATTTGCTACAAAAATTAGGTGACTGAATCCTGTCTACAGTATAAACATCAGCTAGTGGCTTTCCATGAGCTTACTACCTTTTATTCTTGTTTAGTGAGCCTACTACAACTGCACAACTTTAATATATCGCCCCATATTTAGCATATTGCCCAAATTTACCTGAGCAATACCTTGTTTTATTGCAGGGATCAATTTTAAGCATTAAGGaactttatttgttttctaattttgatTTTGTGATAAGTCTACttagtaaatattttccaaagtaGACTACTTGATATCATGTCCACAAGACAGGGAAAGCTAACTGAACCCTTTTCAGCAAGTACCAAAAccaagcagaagaaaggaaccAACATAAACCCATTTTATTCAAACATCATTTTTATTCATGCCTTAGCAAACCAAGTTAGCAGCATCCTGGTTCCACGAATAGCTTTTTATATTCCTAAGTGCCAATTACAAGGAAAATAAGATAAATGTTCAGTTTGATGAAGCTGGGGTAAATAAAGATTTAGAAGGATACCTTGCAGGAATTTTGGATACCACTTATTTTTCCAGTACAGGTTTGGTATATAAAATGCTAGTCTTATTTACAGCTGGTATGATGCAATACAGAAGTATTATTTGTATatgaaagtgtgtgtgtattatAGAGATGACTCATGAGGAATGTAAGA
Coding sequences:
- the NT5C3A gene encoding cytosolic 5'-nucleotidase 3A isoform X3 — encoded protein: MRALRLWTLLATYAVAVGQNQGQKNQECPKLNAQMPEFQKKTVHIKDPGRVEEIICGLIKGGAAKLQIITDFDMTLSRFSYNGKRCPTCHNIIDNSKLITEDCRKKLLQLKETYYAIEIDPSLTIEEKYPYMVEWYNKSHALLIEQGLQKDKFAEIVRESDVMLKEGYENFFDKLSEHNIPVFIFSAGLGDILEEVIHQAGVYHSNVKVVSNFMDFDENGILKGFKGELIHVYNKHDGALKNTEYFKQLKDNSNIILLGDSQGDLSMADGVANVEHILKIGYLNDKVDELLEKYMDSYDIVLVKDESLEVANSILQKIL
- the NT5C3A gene encoding cytosolic 5'-nucleotidase 3A isoform X1, whose product is MCVTGPWGFARGLVRLYLETPSTAPCAAILVFLKQEEFSFASAAAPAKPSACMRALRLWTLLATYAVAVGQNQGQKNQECPKLNAQMPEFQKKTVHIKDPGRVEEIICGLIKGGAAKLQIITDFDMTLSRFSYNGKRCPTCHNIIDNSKLITEDCRKKLLQLKETYYAIEIDPSLTIEEKYPYMVEWYNKSHALLIEQGLQKDKFAEIVRESDVMLKEGYENFFDKLSEHNIPVFIFSAGLGDILEEVIHQAGVYHSNVKVVSNFMDFDENGILKGFKGELIHVYNKHDGALKNTEYFKQLKDNSNIILLGDSQGDLSMADGVANVEHILKIGYLNDKVDELLEKYMDSYDIVLVKDESLEVANSILQKIL